The following proteins come from a genomic window of Phnomibacter ginsenosidimutans:
- a CDS encoding M28 family metallopeptidase, with amino-acid sequence MRKICVTVLFCCLLLQVQAQDSAIIRRWMDTLAAPAFHGRGYVQNGMQQAAEWIAANMQQQGLLVQRQTVEYPVNVFPSPSLLQVNGQTLQEGIDYLIGPESGGFDGTVSRLLQVDSVTWVSPDQKLIVQLADKLTWSVATRQQNHCRVIVRRAAIKSVPKKIKLQVTPFFQPSFKADNVIATVPGTLRNDSTIVFTAHYDHLGQMGNALFAGANDNASGSALLMQLACRIQAQPLPYKAVFIWFAGEEAGLVGSSWYVDKPAFPLSNIRFLLNLDLMGNGEEGITVVNATEFPNAFALLQKLNAEKLYLSAINSRGKAQNSDHYWFTEKGVPSFFWYTLGKRKAYHDVEDIAATVPLVEANDLIRLILDFSQQLILQPR; translated from the coding sequence ATGCGAAAGATTTGTGTGACCGTTTTGTTTTGTTGTTTGCTGTTGCAGGTACAGGCTCAGGATAGTGCCATTATCCGCCGGTGGATGGATACCCTTGCAGCGCCTGCGTTTCATGGGCGTGGCTATGTGCAAAATGGCATGCAGCAGGCAGCCGAATGGATAGCCGCCAACATGCAGCAGCAGGGCTTGCTTGTGCAACGACAAACGGTGGAATATCCGGTGAATGTTTTTCCCAGTCCAAGTTTGTTGCAGGTGAATGGCCAAACCTTGCAGGAAGGCATTGATTATTTGATTGGGCCAGAGTCGGGCGGTTTTGATGGCACTGTTTCCCGCTTGTTGCAGGTTGATTCTGTTACCTGGGTATCGCCCGATCAAAAGCTGATTGTACAGCTGGCCGACAAACTCACCTGGAGTGTGGCTACTCGTCAGCAAAACCATTGCCGGGTTATTGTACGTCGTGCTGCAATCAAGTCTGTACCCAAAAAAATAAAACTGCAGGTCACTCCATTTTTTCAGCCATCCTTCAAGGCTGATAATGTAATTGCCACCGTACCCGGTACGCTGCGCAATGATTCTACCATCGTTTTTACGGCACATTACGATCATTTGGGGCAAATGGGCAATGCTCTCTTTGCAGGAGCCAACGATAATGCCAGCGGCTCCGCTTTGCTTATGCAATTGGCTTGCCGCATACAAGCCCAACCTTTGCCCTACAAAGCGGTGTTTATTTGGTTTGCCGGCGAAGAAGCAGGATTGGTAGGTTCATCTTGGTATGTAGATAAACCAGCCTTTCCATTGTCAAATATTCGCTTTTTGCTCAATCTCGATTTGATGGGCAATGGCGAAGAAGGCATTACGGTAGTGAATGCTACTGAGTTTCCTAACGCATTTGCATTGCTGCAAAAACTGAATGCGGAAAAACTATATCTATCCGCCATCAACAGCAGGGGCAAGGCCCAAAACAGCGATCATTATTGGTTTACTGAAAAAGGGGTGCCTTCTTTTTTCTGGTATACTTTGGGCAAGCGAAAAGCATACCACGATGTAGAAGATATTGCCGCCACAGTTCCTCTTGTAGAAGCCAATGATTTGATACGTTTGATACTCGATTTTTCGCAACAACTCATTCTCCAACCCCGATAA
- the hisF gene encoding imidazole glycerol phosphate synthase subunit HisF: MSGGLTKRIIPCLDIKDGRTVKGVNFVNIRDAGDPIELAQQYARDGADELVFLDITATNEGRKTFAELVLQIAKHLNIPFTVGGGISSVADASRLLEAGADKVSINSSAVKRPALVDELALEFGSQFVVVAVDTRLLNEAGEPTLDYTKYPVEAHHYVHTHGGRQATELKTVPWVKEVYSRGAGEILLTSMNTDGAKTGFDLPITKAVVQAVDIPVIASGGAGQKQHFVDVFTEAGADAGLAASIFHYGEIPVPELKQYLATQQIPVRL, translated from the coding sequence GTGTCCGGCGGCCTCACCAAACGCATCATTCCTTGCCTCGATATCAAGGATGGGCGTACCGTGAAGGGTGTGAACTTTGTGAACATACGTGATGCCGGAGACCCGATTGAGCTTGCACAACAGTATGCACGTGATGGTGCCGATGAACTCGTGTTTCTCGACATCACCGCTACCAACGAAGGCCGCAAAACTTTTGCAGAGCTGGTATTGCAAATTGCGAAGCACCTCAATATTCCGTTTACCGTAGGTGGTGGCATTAGTAGTGTAGCCGACGCCAGCCGATTGTTGGAAGCCGGTGCTGATAAGGTTTCCATCAACTCTTCTGCTGTAAAACGACCAGCCTTGGTAGATGAACTAGCGTTGGAATTTGGTTCGCAATTTGTGGTAGTGGCAGTGGATACCCGCTTGCTTAATGAAGCCGGCGAACCAACGCTGGACTATACAAAATATCCTGTTGAAGCGCATCATTATGTGCATACACATGGCGGCAGACAAGCCACTGAATTAAAAACCGTTCCCTGGGTGAAAGAAGTGTACAGCCGTGGTGCGGGTGAAATTTTGCTTACCAGCATGAACACTGATGGTGCCAAAACCGGTTTCGATTTGCCCATTACCAAAGCTGTGGTGCAAGCCGTAGATATTCCGGTGATAGCCAGCGGTGGTGCGGGGCAGAAACAACATTTTGTAGATGTGTTTACGGAAGCCGGAGCCGATGCAGGCCTTGCCGCCAGTATCTTTCACTACGGTGAAATTCCCGTTCCCGAATTGAAACAATATCTTGCTACACAACAAATACCTGTACGCTTATGA
- a CDS encoding HisA/HisF-related TIM barrel protein translates to MGIENIHHNQPSQSPSSREDIGGFIIPAIDLIDGKCVRLSQGDYAQKKVYNENPLEVARQFEAAGIKRLHLVDLDGAKAGAVQNWKVLELLAANIHHSRLILAVVLKQKKMYKPC, encoded by the coding sequence ATGGGTATTGAAAATATTCACCATAATCAACCGTCTCAAAGTCCTTCCTCTAGGGAGGATATAGGAGGATTTATCATCCCTGCCATCGATTTAATCGACGGCAAATGCGTTCGCTTATCGCAGGGCGACTATGCGCAGAAAAAAGTGTACAATGAAAATCCGTTAGAAGTAGCCAGGCAGTTTGAAGCAGCAGGTATCAAGCGATTGCACTTGGTTGATTTGGATGGTGCCAAAGCGGGTGCCGTGCAGAACTGGAAAGTGTTGGAACTACTGGCAGCGAATATACATCACTCACGATTGATTTTGGCGGTGGTGTTAAAACAAAAGAAGATGTACAAGCCGTGTTGA
- a CDS encoding DUF4328 domain-containing protein, protein MNRLQKGVYNEEEASNNDIRQQLLAIAILILTILSIVYFIMWFRRAYYNLQLAGGRTNFTEGWAAGAWFVPFLNLVRPYQIMTEIWNDTQSLNYSKAERKSGAIVGVWWTMYLISNIVSSVSARIYTDTESIEGLLDSSWADLWSSSLEIPAAILAVVMVRQAHQFELELSAYQQLPKEEDSENLLGNIVVE, encoded by the coding sequence TTGAATCGTTTACAAAAGGGCGTATACAATGAGGAAGAAGCCAGCAACAACGATATACGCCAACAACTATTGGCCATTGCTATTTTAATACTCACGATACTTTCCATTGTTTATTTCATCATGTGGTTCCGCAGAGCTTATTATAACCTTCAATTAGCCGGCGGCCGTACCAATTTTACAGAAGGCTGGGCTGCAGGTGCGTGGTTTGTGCCGTTTCTCAATCTGGTTCGCCCCTACCAGATTATGACAGAAATTTGGAACGATACGCAAAGCTTAAACTATAGCAAAGCCGAACGCAAATCTGGAGCCATTGTTGGCGTTTGGTGGACCATGTATTTAATCAGCAATATCGTTTCCTCGGTTTCAGCAAGAATTTATACCGACACCGAATCCATTGAAGGACTTTTGGATTCTTCCTGGGCCGATTTGTGGTCATCGTCTTTGGAAATTCCCGCTGCTATTCTCGCTGTCGTTATGGTAAGGCAGGCACACCAATTTGAATTGGAGTTGAGTGCTTACCAACAATTGCCCAAAGAAGAAGATTCAGAAAATTTACTCGGAAATATTGTGGTAGAATAA
- a CDS encoding HisA/HisF-related TIM barrel protein, producing the protein MLNAGAALVTIGSLAVKRRELFLNLVAEFGADKFFIGADVNNERLAVHGWLEQTDVLVYDFINALTSVGLQQFFCTDIAKDGMMEGPSTALYQQILQQCPGITLIASGGVSKLEDLHELQAAGLHGAIVGKAIYEGTIRLETL; encoded by the coding sequence GTGTTGAATGCTGGTGCAGCCTTAGTGACCATTGGCAGCCTCGCTGTAAAACGCAGGGAATTGTTTTTAAATCTGGTGGCAGAGTTTGGTGCCGATAAATTTTTCATTGGTGCCGATGTCAACAATGAACGGTTGGCCGTACATGGATGGCTGGAGCAAACCGATGTATTGGTGTACGATTTTATCAATGCATTGACATCGGTTGGACTGCAACAATTTTTCTGTACCGACATTGCCAAAGACGGCATGATGGAAGGGCCGTCTACAGCGTTGTATCAGCAAATATTGCAGCAGTGCCCGGGCATTACGCTGATAGCCAGTGGTGGTGTAAGCAAGCTGGAAGACCTGCATGAATTACAAGCGGCAGGATTGCATGGTGCTATCGTAGGTAAAGCCATTTATGAAGGAACGATACGATTGGAAACCCTCTAA
- a CDS encoding elongation factor G gives MATFDTAHVKNIALLGHAGSGKTTLAEDMLFEAGLINRRGTVREGTTVSDYHELEKERGNSIFSSLLHTTWRGYKINIIDTPGYDDFVGEVISALRVADTGVMLLNATAGVEVGTDIIWDYTEQFKTPMIFAVNKLDHENADYTKTVAEAKAHFGSKVVQVQYPLNAGTGFNQIIDVLNMVMYEYGKDGGKPEKKPIPDSEKATADALHRELVEAVASNDESLMEKYFELGELNEDDMKAGMHKATINHDIFPLFCVSAEKNMGSGRIMGFIDNVCPSANEMPAQKTQAGTELTCDASGPACIFVFKTISEPHVGELSLFKVYSGTIKTGMELVNETTGASEKMNQLLLLEGQNRINVNELVAGDIGATMKLKNTHVNNTLHEKGKNIELHPIEFPTSNLTVAVESTRKGEEEKLSQALHTLIEEDATIKVEVSQELKQTLLHCQGELHLQVIKWKLEHIHKLDVAFHKPRIPYRETIRKKQKPCSATKNKVAVPDSLPKCICASSLGTKACLTPKR, from the coding sequence ATGGCAACTTTTGATACTGCTCACGTAAAAAACATTGCGCTGCTTGGCCATGCCGGCAGCGGTAAAACAACGCTGGCCGAAGACATGCTTTTTGAAGCAGGATTGATTAACCGCCGTGGTACGGTGCGGGAAGGCACTACCGTCAGCGATTATCATGAACTCGAAAAAGAAAGAGGCAACTCTATCTTTTCTTCCCTACTACACACTACCTGGCGTGGTTACAAAATCAATATCATTGACACCCCGGGTTATGATGACTTTGTTGGCGAAGTAATTAGTGCCCTCCGCGTAGCTGATACCGGTGTAATGCTGCTCAACGCCACTGCCGGTGTAGAAGTAGGCACCGACATTATTTGGGACTATACCGAACAGTTTAAAACACCCATGATTTTTGCGGTGAACAAACTGGATCATGAAAATGCTGATTACACCAAAACCGTAGCCGAAGCCAAGGCTCACTTTGGCAGCAAAGTAGTGCAGGTGCAATATCCGCTCAATGCTGGTACAGGTTTCAATCAAATCATCGACGTGCTCAACATGGTAATGTATGAGTACGGAAAAGATGGTGGCAAGCCTGAGAAAAAGCCCATCCCCGATAGCGAAAAAGCAACCGCAGATGCACTTCATCGTGAATTGGTAGAAGCCGTAGCCAGCAACGATGAAAGCCTGATGGAAAAATATTTTGAGTTGGGCGAATTGAATGAAGATGATATGAAAGCGGGCATGCACAAAGCCACGATCAATCATGACATCTTCCCGCTGTTTTGTGTAAGTGCCGAAAAGAATATGGGTAGTGGCCGCATCATGGGTTTTATTGACAATGTGTGCCCAAGTGCCAATGAAATGCCTGCACAAAAAACACAAGCCGGTACCGAACTCACTTGCGATGCCAGTGGTCCCGCCTGCATTTTTGTTTTCAAAACCATCAGCGAACCTCACGTTGGCGAACTGTCGTTATTCAAAGTGTACAGCGGCACTATTAAAACCGGTATGGAACTGGTGAATGAAACCACCGGTGCTTCCGAAAAAATGAACCAGCTGTTGTTGCTCGAAGGCCAAAACAGGATCAACGTAAACGAATTGGTGGCAGGCGATATTGGTGCCACCATGAAGCTGAAGAATACGCATGTCAACAACACCTTGCACGAAAAAGGCAAGAACATTGAGCTGCATCCCATTGAGTTTCCGACCAGCAATTTGACAGTGGCTGTAGAAAGCACCCGCAAAGGCGAAGAAGAAAAGCTGAGCCAGGCTTTGCATACGCTGATTGAAGAAGATGCCACCATTAAAGTAGAGGTGTCGCAAGAGTTGAAACAAACACTACTGCATTGCCAGGGCGAACTGCATTTGCAGGTGATTAAGTGGAAACTCGAACACATTCATAAGCTCGACGTTGCTTTCCATAAGCCACGCATCCCTTACCGCGAAACCATTCGCAAAAAGCAGAAGCCATGTTCCGCCACAAAAAACAAAGTGGCGGTGCCGGACAGTTTGCCGAAGTGCATTTGCGCATCGAGCCTTGGTACGAAGGCATGCCTGACCCCGAAGCGTTGA
- the hisH gene encoding imidazole glycerol phosphate synthase subunit HisH: MKTVAIIKYNAGNIRSVLFALERLGVAATVTDDHELIRQSSHVIFPGVGAANSAMPYLQERGLDQLMLSLTQPFLGICLGMQLMCRHSEEGDTKCLGMFDIAVRKFPATDDDGQRIKTPHMGWNSLYNLQSPIMKGVDENAFMYFVHSYYAEISSHTIAACNYALPFSAALQKDNFFGVQFHTEKSAAAGEQILKNFLAL; this comes from the coding sequence TTGAAAACTGTAGCCATCATCAAATACAATGCAGGAAATATCCGTTCGGTATTGTTTGCCTTAGAGCGACTGGGCGTAGCAGCAACCGTAACAGATGATCATGAATTGATTCGTCAATCCAGCCACGTTATTTTTCCGGGTGTGGGTGCGGCCAATAGTGCCATGCCTTACCTGCAGGAGCGTGGTTTGGATCAGCTGATGTTGTCATTAACACAACCATTTTTAGGCATTTGCCTGGGCATGCAGCTCATGTGCCGCCACAGCGAAGAGGGTGATACGAAATGCCTCGGCATGTTTGATATTGCGGTGCGTAAATTTCCTGCTACCGATGATGATGGCCAGCGCATCAAAACGCCACACATGGGTTGGAACAGTTTGTACAACCTGCAATCACCCATCATGAAAGGTGTGGATGAAAATGCATTCATGTATTTCGTGCATAGCTACTATGCCGAAATCAGCAGCCATACCATTGCAGCTTGTAACTATGCATTGCCGTTTAGTGCGGCTTTGCAAAAGGATAACTTCTTTGGAGTGCAATTTCATACAGAAAAAAGTGCAGCAGCAGGAGAGCAGATTTTGAAGAATTTTTTAGCACTTTAA
- a CDS encoding MATE family efflux transporter — translation MSLSSEGQDFTTGSIRKAIFLLAVPMILELSLESVFALVDVFFVGKLGSVAISTVVLTESIITIVYSVGIGLSMAATAMVARRIGEKNAAAAAKAGAQSMLLGLLVSVLISIVGVTMAPTLLRLMGGSAEVIRMGTPYMRIMLGGNLVIMMLFLINGIFRGAGDASIAMKSLWIANICNIMLCPLLIQGWGMLPAFGLTGAALATTIGRTIGVLYQLYKLNYSHGVIHLKWSDFLPDKSVLASLAKVAGNGTLQFLIGSASWIFLARLVAQFGEDATAGYGVAIRLIVFFILPAWGLSNAAATLVGQNLGAGNAERAAKSVWLTAKYNALFMLGVTLLFFFMGEWLVQLLNDDVAIRPVAVEALRIVSLGYVLYGISMVMMNAFNGAGDTKTPTIINLIFFWGIQIPLAYILSISWKLGPTGVFVAIVSAESLIAVVAMWLFTKGKWKAVKI, via the coding sequence TTGTCATTGTCCAGCGAAGGGCAGGATTTTACCACTGGTAGCATTCGCAAAGCCATTTTTCTGCTGGCCGTACCCATGATTCTGGAGCTGAGTCTCGAATCGGTGTTTGCGCTGGTGGATGTATTCTTTGTAGGAAAGCTCGGCTCGGTGGCTATTTCTACAGTGGTGCTTACCGAATCCATTATCACCATTGTGTACTCAGTGGGCATTGGTTTAAGCATGGCCGCAACGGCCATGGTAGCACGGCGCATTGGCGAAAAAAATGCTGCAGCAGCAGCCAAAGCGGGTGCACAATCCATGCTGTTGGGCTTGTTGGTATCAGTGCTCATCAGTATTGTAGGCGTCACGATGGCACCTACATTGTTGCGTTTAATGGGTGGCTCTGCAGAAGTGATACGAATGGGTACACCGTATATGCGCATCATGTTGGGCGGCAATCTGGTGATCATGATGCTGTTTTTAATCAACGGCATTTTTCGCGGTGCCGGCGATGCATCCATTGCTATGAAAAGTTTGTGGATAGCCAATATCTGCAACATCATGCTGTGTCCGTTACTTATTCAGGGCTGGGGCATGTTGCCAGCGTTTGGCCTCACGGGTGCTGCATTGGCTACCACTATTGGTCGTACCATCGGAGTACTGTATCAGTTGTACAAACTCAATTATAGCCATGGTGTGATACACCTGAAGTGGAGCGATTTCTTGCCCGATAAATCTGTACTGGCATCGCTGGCAAAAGTGGCCGGCAATGGCACTTTGCAGTTTTTGATTGGCTCTGCCAGTTGGATTTTTTTGGCCCGGTTGGTAGCACAGTTTGGCGAAGATGCAACGGCTGGTTATGGTGTTGCCATCCGGTTGATTGTGTTTTTTATTTTGCCTGCCTGGGGACTTAGCAATGCCGCCGCTACATTGGTAGGCCAAAATTTGGGTGCAGGCAATGCCGAACGTGCCGCCAAAAGTGTATGGCTTACGGCCAAATACAACGCGTTGTTTATGCTGGGTGTTACCTTACTTTTTTTCTTTATGGGTGAATGGCTGGTGCAATTGCTCAACGATGATGTGGCCATTCGGCCTGTTGCGGTAGAAGCTTTGCGCATTGTGAGTTTGGGCTATGTGCTCTATGGCATCAGCATGGTCATGATGAATGCATTTAACGGCGCCGGCGATACAAAAACACCCACCATTATCAACCTCATTTTCTTTTGGGGCATTCAAATTCCATTGGCGTATATACTCAGTATTTCATGGAAGTTGGGACCAACAGGTGTGTTTGTAGCCATCGTTTCTGCAGAGTCACTTATCGCTGTTGTAGCCATGTGGTTGTTTACCAAAGGCAAATGGAAAGCGGTGAAAATTTGA
- a CDS encoding AMP-binding protein, which yields MPASSPVQRFLHWADTCPNDVFLRQPINGQWQTLTFAQAADHCKRIAQGLRSMGLQPGDKVALLSKNCSEWILADLAMMMAGVISVPIYPTLTAHSIESILVHSESKAIIAGKLDQYDKQKEGFPADIRIIGVKAFNSKGDVQWEDLLVQNEPIAAPFAWDLQDVITIIYTSGTTGAPKGVMHTLHSIDRVIQTATPEIPLIQRPTLFSYLPLSHIAERMGIELNAVYNGGFISFAESLDSFAENLADTQPDIFFAVPRIWIKFREKILQKLPQKKLNLFLSIPILNNLLRKKIKTSLGLSKAYFVVSAAAPLAKEVQEWYKKLGIDICQAYGMTEDCVYAHFNRPGSNKFGTVGKPLSGLQVKFSDEKEIRVKSEGNMQGYYKEPAMTADMFDEEGYLKTGDIGELDADGYLMITGRVKDQFKTDKGKYIAPAPIETSMLTNHHLEQVCVVGTGIPQPIALVTLSDSGKMQQQEALFAQLEADMQVLNKTLEKHERIEKIVILEKSWTVENGLLTPSLKVKRNELEKIYLPHYPMWYSKPTTIVRDNG from the coding sequence ATGCCTGCCAGTTCTCCTGTTCAGCGTTTTTTGCATTGGGCTGATACTTGCCCCAACGATGTTTTTTTGCGTCAGCCAATCAACGGCCAATGGCAGACTTTGACCTTTGCACAAGCCGCGGATCATTGCAAACGCATAGCACAAGGACTGCGCAGTATGGGCTTGCAACCAGGTGATAAAGTGGCGTTGCTGAGCAAAAACTGCAGCGAATGGATACTCGCTGATTTGGCTATGATGATGGCGGGCGTAATTAGTGTGCCCATTTACCCAACGCTTACAGCACACAGTATCGAAAGCATATTGGTGCACAGCGAATCGAAAGCCATTATTGCTGGCAAGCTCGACCAATACGACAAGCAGAAAGAAGGCTTCCCTGCTGATATTCGCATCATTGGTGTCAAAGCATTCAACAGCAAAGGCGATGTGCAATGGGAAGACCTGCTGGTACAAAACGAACCAATTGCAGCGCCCTTCGCATGGGATCTTCAAGATGTCATCACCATTATTTATACCTCTGGCACTACTGGGGCTCCAAAAGGGGTAATGCATACACTGCACTCCATCGACCGGGTAATACAAACTGCTACACCAGAAATTCCGCTGATACAACGCCCTACCCTGTTTTCCTACTTGCCACTCAGCCACATTGCCGAACGCATGGGCATAGAACTAAATGCGGTGTACAACGGTGGCTTTATTTCTTTTGCCGAATCGCTGGACAGCTTTGCAGAAAACCTGGCCGATACACAGCCGGATATCTTTTTTGCTGTGCCTCGCATCTGGATCAAATTCCGGGAAAAGATTTTACAAAAACTGCCGCAGAAAAAACTCAATCTGTTTTTATCTATCCCCATTCTCAACAACTTGTTGCGCAAAAAAATAAAAACCAGTTTGGGCTTATCAAAAGCCTACTTTGTAGTAAGTGCTGCAGCGCCATTGGCCAAAGAAGTACAAGAATGGTACAAGAAACTGGGCATCGATATTTGCCAGGCATATGGTATGACAGAAGACTGTGTATACGCCCATTTCAACCGGCCGGGCAGCAACAAATTTGGCACGGTGGGCAAACCGCTCTCTGGCCTGCAGGTAAAGTTTTCTGACGAAAAAGAAATACGGGTAAAAAGCGAAGGCAACATGCAGGGCTATTACAAAGAGCCCGCCATGACCGCCGACATGTTTGATGAAGAAGGCTACCTGAAAACCGGAGACATTGGCGAACTCGATGCAGATGGTTACCTCATGATTACTGGTCGGGTAAAAGACCAGTTTAAAACGGATAAAGGCAAATACATTGCGCCGGCACCCATTGAAACGAGCATGCTCACCAACCATCATTTGGAACAGGTATGCGTGGTGGGCACCGGTATACCCCAGCCTATTGCATTGGTTACTTTGTCCGACTCTGGTAAAATGCAACAGCAAGAGGCGCTGTTTGCACAACTGGAAGCCGACATGCAAGTACTCAACAAGACATTGGAGAAACACGAACGCATTGAAAAAATTGTGATTCTCGAAAAAAGCTGGACAGTTGAAAATGGCTTGTTGACGCCTTCTCTTAAAGTGAAGCGCAATGAGCTGGAAAAAATTTACCTGCCCCACTACCCCATGTGGTACAGCAAGCCCACGACCATTGTACGAGACAACGGATAA
- a CDS encoding acetyl-CoA C-acyltransferase, producing the protein MNEVYIISAVRTPMGSFGGSLKDLSATQLGAIAIKGALEKAGVAPEAVNDVLMGCVIQANLGQAPARQAAKFAGLPNEVNCTTVNKVCASGMKAIAQAAQSILLGDADIVVAGGMESMSNVPYYAPNMRWGNKYGNVQLLDGLAKDGLTDVYDGQAMGIAAELCASTCGISREDQDAFAIESYKRSQAAWEADKFANEIVPVQIPQRKGEPVIIAKDEEPFNVKFDKIPSLNPAFKKDGTVTAANASTMNDGAAALVLMSKSKAEALGLKPIAKVIGYADAEQAPEWFTTSPALAVPKAVAKAGLTMQDISYWELNEAFSVVGIENSKRMQLDPAKVNVHGGAVSLGHPLGCSGARIIVTLINVLQQNGARYGAAGICNGGGGASAMVIEAMPQ; encoded by the coding sequence ATGAATGAAGTGTACATCATTTCCGCAGTAAGAACGCCCATGGGCAGCTTCGGCGGATCACTGAAAGATTTGTCTGCTACACAGCTCGGCGCCATTGCCATAAAAGGGGCTTTGGAAAAAGCCGGCGTAGCTCCAGAAGCCGTGAACGACGTGTTGATGGGTTGTGTAATACAAGCCAACCTTGGTCAGGCGCCTGCCCGCCAAGCAGCCAAGTTTGCCGGCTTGCCCAACGAAGTAAATTGTACCACCGTCAATAAAGTATGTGCCAGTGGCATGAAAGCCATTGCACAAGCTGCACAAAGCATTTTGCTGGGCGATGCCGACATCGTAGTGGCAGGTGGTATGGAAAGCATGAGCAATGTGCCTTACTATGCGCCCAACATGCGCTGGGGCAATAAGTACGGCAATGTGCAATTACTCGATGGTTTGGCTAAAGATGGCCTGACTGATGTGTACGATGGTCAAGCTATGGGCATTGCTGCTGAACTCTGTGCCAGCACATGTGGCATTAGCCGCGAAGATCAGGATGCCTTTGCAATTGAAAGCTACAAACGCAGCCAGGCTGCCTGGGAAGCCGACAAGTTTGCCAACGAAATTGTACCAGTACAAATTCCACAGCGTAAAGGCGAGCCCGTTATCATTGCCAAAGACGAAGAACCTTTCAATGTGAAGTTTGATAAAATCCCTTCACTCAATCCCGCCTTTAAAAAAGATGGCACTGTAACAGCAGCCAACGCCAGCACCATGAATGACGGTGCTGCAGCCTTGGTACTCATGAGCAAGAGCAAAGCTGAAGCCCTTGGTCTGAAGCCCATTGCCAAAGTGATTGGCTACGCCGATGCCGAACAAGCTCCCGAATGGTTTACCACATCGCCTGCTCTGGCTGTACCAAAAGCTGTTGCCAAAGCAGGACTGACCATGCAAGACATCAGCTACTGGGAACTGAACGAAGCCTTTAGCGTAGTGGGTATTGAAAATAGCAAACGGATGCAGCTCGACCCTGCTAAAGTAAATGTGCATGGTGGTGCCGTTTCACTGGGTCACCCGCTGGGTTGCAGTGGTGCCCGCATTATTGTAACGCTCATTAATGTGCTGCAGCAAAACGGTGCCCGCTATGGCGCAGCCGGTATTTGCAACGGCGGTGGTGGCGCCAGCGCCATGGTAATTGAAGCCATGCCGCAGTAA
- the hisIE gene encoding bifunctional phosphoribosyl-AMP cyclohydrolase/phosphoribosyl-ATP diphosphatase HisIE translates to MTIDFSKYADGLVPAVVQDVVTNKVLMLGFMNQEAVDVTNATGKVTFYSRSKQRLWTKGETSEHYLLLKSITVDCDNDTLLVKAQPIGPTCHTGADTCFNEVNQNNPADFLWYLESVIAGRKNNPTEKSYTASLFAKGINKVAQKVGEEAVELVIEAKDDNEELFLGEAADPMFHYIVLLQAKGYSLTDVVNVLRGRHK, encoded by the coding sequence ATGACAATCGATTTTTCTAAATACGCAGATGGCTTGGTGCCTGCCGTGGTGCAGGATGTAGTAACGAATAAGGTATTGATGCTGGGCTTTATGAACCAGGAAGCGGTGGATGTAACCAATGCTACCGGCAAGGTTACTTTTTACAGCCGTAGCAAGCAACGCTTGTGGACGAAGGGTGAAACCAGCGAACATTATTTGCTGCTGAAAAGCATCACCGTTGACTGCGATAATGATACACTGCTGGTAAAAGCACAACCCATAGGTCCTACCTGCCACACGGGTGCTGATACTTGTTTTAATGAAGTGAATCAAAACAATCCGGCAGATTTTTTGTGGTACCTCGAGTCGGTGATTGCCGGCAGAAAAAACAACCCGACAGAGAAATCATATACCGCCAGTTTGTTTGCCAAAGGCATCAACAAAGTAGCGCAAAAAGTAGGCGAAGAAGCGGTAGAACTGGTAATAGAAGCAAAAGATGACAACGAGGAATTGTTCTTGGGCGAAGCCGCCGATCCGATGTTTCACTACATTGTTTTGCTACAGGCAAAAGGCTATAGCCTCACTGATGTGGTGAATGTGCTGCGGGGCAGACACAAATAA